The following proteins are encoded in a genomic region of Kosakonia oryzae:
- the mpl gene encoding UDP-N-acetylmuramate:L-alanyl-gamma-D-glutamyl-meso-diaminopimelate ligase, translating into MRIHILGICGTFMGGLALLARSLGHQVTGSDANIYPPMSTLLEKEGIELIEGYDASQLDPAPDLVIIGNVMKRGNPCVEAVLEKNIPFMSGPQWLHDFVLRDRWVVAVAGTHGKTTTAGMATWILEACGYKPGFVIGGVPGNFEVSARLGDSPFFVIEADEYDCAFFDKRSKFVHYCPRTLILNNLEFDHADIFDDLKAIQKQFHHLVRIVPGQGKIIWPENDINLKQTMAMGCWSEQELVGEQGHWQAKKLSTDASSWEVWLDGACVGQVNWGLVGEHNMHNGLMAIAAARHVGVTPADAASALGSFINARRRLELRGEANGVTVYDDFAHHPTAILATLAALRGKVGGTAKIIAVLEPRSNTMKMGICKDDLAPSLGRADEVFLLQPQHIPWQVAEVADACVQPAHWSADVDTLAEMIIKTAQPGDHILVMSNGGFGGIHQKLLDGLAKKAEAEADKL; encoded by the coding sequence ATGCGCATTCATATTTTGGGGATTTGTGGCACTTTCATGGGCGGCCTGGCCTTGCTGGCGCGTTCGCTGGGACATCAGGTGACGGGCTCTGACGCCAATATTTACCCGCCGATGAGCACGCTGCTAGAAAAGGAAGGCATTGAGCTGATTGAAGGTTATGACGCAAGCCAACTCGATCCCGCACCGGATTTAGTGATTATTGGTAACGTCATGAAGCGCGGTAATCCATGCGTGGAAGCCGTGCTGGAGAAAAACATTCCATTTATGTCCGGCCCACAGTGGCTGCACGATTTTGTTTTGCGCGATCGCTGGGTCGTCGCCGTTGCCGGTACGCACGGCAAAACCACCACCGCCGGGATGGCAACCTGGATCCTCGAAGCCTGCGGCTACAAGCCGGGCTTTGTTATTGGCGGCGTACCAGGGAACTTTGAGGTTTCTGCGCGTCTGGGCGATAGCCCTTTCTTCGTCATTGAAGCCGATGAGTATGACTGCGCGTTCTTCGACAAGCGTTCCAAATTCGTTCATTACTGCCCGCGCACGCTGATTCTGAATAACCTTGAATTCGATCATGCGGATATTTTTGACGACCTGAAGGCGATTCAGAAGCAGTTCCACCACCTGGTGCGCATCGTGCCGGGACAAGGGAAAATCATCTGGCCGGAAAACGATATCAACCTGAAGCAGACCATGGCGATGGGCTGCTGGAGCGAGCAGGAACTGGTGGGCGAACAGGGCCACTGGCAGGCGAAGAAACTGTCCACCGATGCCTCAAGCTGGGAAGTGTGGCTGGACGGCGCATGCGTTGGGCAGGTGAACTGGGGTCTGGTGGGCGAGCACAACATGCACAACGGTCTGATGGCGATTGCCGCTGCGCGCCATGTTGGCGTTACACCGGCGGATGCCGCCAGTGCACTGGGCTCGTTTATCAATGCCCGTCGTCGCCTGGAGTTGCGCGGGGAAGCAAACGGCGTAACGGTGTATGACGATTTCGCGCATCACCCGACGGCAATCCTCGCCACGCTGGCCGCGCTGCGCGGTAAAGTCGGCGGTACGGCGAAAATCATCGCCGTGCTGGAACCGCGCTCCAACACGATGAAAATGGGCATCTGCAAAGACGATCTGGCGCCGTCGCTGGGACGCGCTGATGAAGTGTTCCTGCTACAACCGCAGCATATTCCGTGGCAGGTGGCGGAAGTGGCCGACGCCTGTGTGCAGCCTGCTCACTGGAGCGCGGATGTCGATACGCTGGCGGAGATGATCATCAAAACCGCACAGCCTGGCGATCATATTCTGGTGATGAGTAACGGCGGTTTCGGCGGCATTCACCAGAA
- the fbp gene encoding class 1 fructose-bisphosphatase → MKTLGEFIVEKQHEFSHATGELTALLSAIKLGAKIIHRDINKAGLVDILGASGAENVQGEEQQKLDLFANEKLKAALRARDIVAGIASEEEDEIVVFEGCEHAKYVVLMDPLDGSSNIDVNVSVGTIFSIYRRVTPVGTPVTEEDFLQPGNKQVAAGYVVYGSSTMLVYTTGCGVHAFTYDPSLGVFCLCQERMQFPERGNTYSINEGNYIKFPQGVKKYLKFCQEEDKATNRPYTTRYIGSLVADFHRNLLKGGIYLYPSTASHPQGKLRLLYECNPMAFLAEQAGGKASDGKERILDIQPESLHQRRPFFVGNEHMVDDVERFMREFPDA, encoded by the coding sequence ATGAAAACGTTAGGTGAATTTATTGTCGAAAAGCAGCACGAGTTCTCACACGCCACCGGTGAATTAACTGCTTTGCTGTCGGCGATAAAACTGGGCGCCAAGATCATTCATCGCGATATCAATAAGGCCGGTCTGGTCGATATCCTGGGTGCAAGCGGTGCTGAAAACGTCCAGGGCGAGGAGCAACAAAAACTCGACCTGTTCGCAAACGAAAAACTGAAAGCTGCACTTCGCGCACGCGATATCGTGGCCGGTATCGCATCTGAAGAAGAGGACGAAATTGTCGTTTTCGAAGGTTGTGAACACGCCAAATACGTGGTGCTGATGGATCCTCTTGATGGCTCATCGAACATCGACGTTAACGTCTCTGTCGGAACCATTTTCTCTATTTACCGCCGCGTGACTCCTGTCGGCACGCCGGTTACGGAAGAAGACTTCCTGCAACCGGGCAACAAACAGGTTGCTGCGGGCTATGTGGTCTACGGTTCGTCCACCATGCTGGTTTACACCACCGGCTGCGGTGTCCACGCCTTTACATACGATCCATCACTCGGCGTTTTCTGCCTGTGCCAGGAGCGTATGCAGTTCCCGGAGCGTGGCAATACCTACTCCATCAACGAAGGTAACTACATCAAATTCCCGCAGGGCGTGAAAAAGTACCTGAAGTTCTGCCAGGAAGAGGATAAAGCGACCAACCGTCCGTATACCACGCGCTATATCGGCTCGCTGGTGGCGGATTTCCATCGCAACCTGCTGAAAGGCGGCATCTACCTCTACCCAAGCACCGCAAGCCACCCGCAAGGGAAACTGCGTCTGCTGTATGAGTGCAATCCGATGGCGTTCCTCGCTGAACAAGCGGGCGGCAAAGCGAGCGATGGGAAAGAGCGCATTCTGGATATTCAACCGGAAAGCCTGCACCAGCGCCGTCCGTTCTTCGTCGGCAATGAGCACATGGTTGATGATGTAGAACGTTTTATGCGTGAATTCCCGGACGCGTAA
- a CDS encoding methyl-accepting chemotaxis protein, producing MLKTLSIRTGLLSLLAVMTLLLLLVSGIGVYALNKSSSSLERISQLQGEKMARLSEGYTLILRARNEAGQAVRMMEVGLLDDAAKSVKQINGEIAQGEQSLSNVIAAGVDDEQGSALLAQVAKSYGDYVNQGIKPMQDALNQQSADAYYDLLENKLIPISRQFDNDMQAFQKWGEARGRAEVDAVQGSKHVVMLLILVVALMVAGIIVLAWLALRHMLLKPLDRSIEQLEHVAAGDLIAVKAEASSKEFNRLNAAIEEMRHSLISSVTRVRDASAQIDTGSRELAAGNVDLSQRTESTATSLEQTAASMEQITATVKLNADNAEQAHKLAKTVSDTADRGSEMVCYVIEKMRDISSSSDRIADILSVIDAIAFQTNILALNAAVEAARAGEQGRGFAVVAGEVRNLASRSAESAKEIRQLISSSQAQVSEGSDLAMQAGETMDEIAEEVLRMTKLMREIANASQEQSRGIEQVNIAVSQMDETAQQNAALVQQSSAATRSLEEQARELLQAMASFRLQTQG from the coding sequence ATGCTTAAAACGCTTTCGATCCGTACTGGTTTACTTTCTTTGCTGGCTGTTATGACGCTGCTGCTGCTGCTGGTCAGCGGCATCGGGGTGTATGCACTTAATAAAAGCTCCTCGTCGCTGGAGCGAATTAGTCAACTTCAGGGCGAAAAAATGGCGCGCCTGAGCGAGGGGTACACGCTGATTTTGCGGGCGCGTAACGAAGCCGGTCAGGCGGTGCGGATGATGGAAGTGGGGCTGCTGGATGACGCGGCCAAATCCGTGAAGCAGATCAACGGCGAAATCGCGCAGGGCGAACAGTCTCTCAGCAACGTGATCGCCGCTGGTGTGGATGATGAGCAGGGTTCCGCGCTGCTTGCCCAGGTGGCGAAAAGCTACGGCGATTACGTGAACCAGGGCATTAAACCGATGCAGGATGCGCTGAATCAGCAAAGCGCGGATGCCTACTACGATTTGCTGGAAAACAAACTGATCCCCATTTCCCGCCAGTTCGACAACGATATGCAAGCCTTCCAGAAGTGGGGCGAGGCGCGCGGCAGAGCGGAAGTGGACGCCGTACAGGGCAGCAAACACGTGGTGATGTTGCTGATTCTGGTGGTGGCGCTGATGGTCGCCGGGATTATCGTGCTGGCCTGGCTGGCGCTGCGCCATATGTTGCTGAAACCGCTGGATCGCTCTATCGAACAGCTTGAGCATGTTGCAGCCGGCGATTTGATTGCAGTTAAAGCCGAGGCAAGCAGTAAAGAGTTTAACCGTCTGAACGCGGCCATCGAAGAGATGCGTCACTCGCTGATAAGCTCGGTTACCCGCGTTCGTGATGCCAGCGCACAAATCGATACTGGCAGCCGCGAACTGGCCGCTGGCAACGTCGATCTGTCGCAACGCACGGAGTCAACGGCGACATCGCTTGAACAAACGGCTGCCAGCATGGAGCAGATCACCGCCACGGTGAAACTGAACGCCGACAACGCCGAGCAGGCGCATAAACTGGCGAAAACCGTTTCCGATACCGCCGATCGCGGCAGTGAAATGGTGTGCTATGTGATTGAAAAAATGCGCGATATCTCCAGCAGTTCCGATCGCATCGCCGATATTCTCAGCGTGATTGATGCCATTGCCTTCCAGACCAATATCCTCGCGTTGAACGCTGCGGTCGAAGCGGCGCGCGCGGGAGAGCAGGGGCGTGGTTTCGCGGTGGTGGCCGGGGAAGTGCGTAATCTTGCCAGCCGCAGCGCCGAATCGGCGAAAGAGATCCGCCAGCTTATCAGCAGCTCGCAGGCGCAGGTGTCTGAAGGCAGCGATCTGGCGATGCAGGCGGGTGAAACAATGGATGAAATCGCCGAAGAAGTGCTGCGTATGACCAAACTGATGCGCGAAATCGCCAACGCCTCGCAAGAGCAGAGCCGGGGTATTGAGCAGGTCAATATCGCGGTCAGTCAGATGGATGAAACCGCGCAGCAGAATGCGGCGCTGGTACAACAATCGTCTGCCGCGACCCGTTCGCTGGAAGAGCAGGCGCGCGAGCTGTTGCAAGCGATGGCATCATTCCGCCTGCAAACCCAGGGATAA
- the yjfF gene encoding galactofuranose ABC transporter, permease protein YjfF: MIKRNLPLMITLGVFVLGYLYCLTQFPGFASTRVICNILTDNAFLGIIAVGMTFVILSGGIDLSVGSVIAFSGVFLAKAIGDWGISPLLAFPMILLMGCAFGAFMGLLIDALKIPAFIITLAGMFFLRGVSYLLSEESIPINHPIYDSLSSLAWMIPGGGRLSAMGLLMLLVVVMGIFLAHRTRFGNEVYAVGGNATSANLMGISTRGTTIRIYMLSTGLATLAGIVFSIYTQAGYALAGVGVELDAIASVVIGGTLLSGGVGTVLGTLFGVAIQGLIQTYINFDGTLSSWWTKIAIGILLFIFIALQRGLTVLWENRQSSPVTRVNTTAIK; encoded by the coding sequence ATGATAAAACGTAATTTGCCGCTGATGATAACGTTAGGCGTGTTTGTGCTCGGTTATCTCTACTGCCTGACGCAGTTTCCCGGTTTTGCCTCGACGCGTGTGATTTGCAATATCCTGACGGATAACGCTTTTCTGGGCATTATCGCCGTTGGTATGACCTTCGTGATCCTCTCCGGCGGTATCGATTTGTCCGTCGGCTCGGTGATCGCCTTCAGCGGCGTCTTTCTGGCAAAAGCGATCGGTGACTGGGGAATATCGCCGCTGCTCGCTTTCCCGATGATTTTACTGATGGGCTGCGCTTTCGGCGCATTTATGGGGCTGCTGATCGACGCGTTAAAAATCCCGGCATTTATCATTACTCTCGCGGGGATGTTCTTCCTGCGTGGCGTCAGCTACCTGCTCTCGGAAGAGTCGATTCCGATTAATCACCCGATCTATGATTCGCTCTCCAGCCTTGCGTGGATGATCCCCGGCGGCGGGCGGTTGAGCGCTATGGGATTATTAATGTTGCTGGTGGTGGTAATGGGGATTTTCCTCGCTCACCGCACCCGTTTTGGCAATGAAGTGTATGCCGTTGGCGGCAACGCGACGTCGGCGAACCTGATGGGGATCTCCACCCGCGGCACCACCATTCGCATCTATATGCTTTCTACCGGGCTGGCGACGCTGGCGGGGATTGTCTTCTCGATTTATACCCAGGCCGGTTACGCGCTGGCGGGCGTAGGCGTGGAACTGGACGCCATTGCCTCGGTGGTCATTGGCGGGACATTGCTCAGCGGCGGCGTGGGCACGGTGCTGGGAACGCTGTTTGGCGTGGCGATTCAGGGGCTGATCCAGACCTATATTAACTTCGATGGCACGCTCAGCTCGTGGTGGACGAAAATCGCCATCGGCATCCTGTTGTTTATTTTTATCGCGTTGCAACGCGGCCTGACCGTGCTGTGGGAGAACCGTCAAAGCTCTCCTGTAACACGCGTTAACACAACGGCAATAAAGTAA
- the ytfT gene encoding galactofuranose ABC transporter, ATP-binding protein YtfT — protein MPQTVGQTGQPKRRFNWPTGTPQLIALVLVLVVDSLVAPHFYQVVLQDGRLFGSPIDILNRAAPVALLAIGMTLVIATGGIDLSVGAVMAIAGATAASLTVSGHSLTVVLLAALGTGVLAGLWNGILVAILKIQPFVATLILMVAGRGVAQLITSGQIVTFNAPSLAWIGSGSLLLFPTPVIIALLTLVLFWLFTRKTALGMFIEAAGINIRAAKNAGVNTRVVVMLTYVLSGVCAAIAGVIVAADIRGADANNAGLWLELDAILAVVIGGGSLMGGRFNLVLSVVGALIIQGMNTGILLSGFQPELNQVVKAVVVMCVLIVQSPRFIALIKGVRGHDKT, from the coding sequence ATGCCTCAAACTGTGGGTCAAACCGGGCAGCCGAAGCGCCGCTTTAACTGGCCCACCGGAACGCCCCAGCTTATCGCGCTGGTGCTGGTTCTGGTGGTGGACAGCCTGGTCGCGCCCCATTTTTATCAGGTGGTGCTGCAGGATGGTCGCCTGTTCGGCAGCCCGATCGACATTCTTAACCGCGCAGCACCCGTTGCGTTGCTGGCGATTGGTATGACGCTGGTGATCGCCACCGGCGGCATTGATCTTTCTGTTGGTGCAGTGATGGCAATTGCGGGCGCAACGGCGGCATCGCTCACCGTTTCCGGGCACAGCCTGACGGTGGTGCTGCTGGCCGCGCTGGGCACCGGCGTGCTGGCCGGATTGTGGAATGGCATTCTGGTGGCGATCCTCAAGATCCAGCCTTTCGTTGCCACGCTGATCCTGATGGTGGCTGGGCGCGGTGTGGCGCAGCTCATTACTTCCGGGCAGATCGTCACCTTTAACGCGCCGTCGCTGGCGTGGATCGGCAGCGGATCGCTGTTGCTGTTCCCGACGCCGGTGATTATCGCGCTGCTCACGCTGGTGCTGTTCTGGTTGTTTACCCGTAAAACGGCGCTCGGCATGTTTATTGAAGCGGCAGGGATTAATATTCGCGCGGCAAAAAACGCCGGGGTGAATACGCGCGTCGTGGTGATGCTGACCTACGTATTGAGTGGCGTGTGTGCGGCTATCGCCGGGGTGATCGTCGCGGCGGATATTCGCGGCGCAGATGCCAATAACGCCGGGCTGTGGCTGGAACTGGATGCCATTCTGGCGGTGGTTATTGGCGGCGGCTCGTTAATGGGCGGGCGCTTTAACCTTGTACTCTCGGTGGTCGGTGCGCTGATTATTCAGGGTATGAATACCGGGATTTTGCTCTCCGGTTTCCAGCCGGAACTCAACCAGGTCGTAAAAGCGGTGGTGGTGATGTGCGTATTGATTGTCCAGTCGCCGCGCTTTATCGCGCTGATTAAAGGAGTACGCGGTCATGATAAAACGTAA